Proteins from one Embleya scabrispora genomic window:
- a CDS encoding TetR/AcrR family transcriptional regulator, with translation MSTSATDGRVRKGDRTRQAIVHRAADIASMEGLEGLSIGRLASDLEISKSGVFAHFGSKEELQLAAIGAAVEVYVDHVVTPAMEGPAGLVRLWRLTERWIAYSRDRVFPGGCFFFNTAAEFDARPGRVRDALAGAWSGWRALLIAEAEAAKSRGEAHRDLDTAQLVFEIIAFLEAANGISVLHDDEDAYTRAGTAIRARLLSAATDPEALRAPMTE, from the coding sequence ATGAGCACGTCCGCGACCGACGGGCGAGTCCGCAAGGGCGATCGCACCCGGCAGGCGATCGTCCACCGGGCCGCCGACATCGCCTCGATGGAGGGACTGGAAGGCCTGTCCATCGGCCGGCTCGCGAGCGACCTGGAGATCAGCAAGAGCGGGGTGTTCGCCCACTTCGGTTCCAAGGAGGAATTGCAACTCGCGGCGATCGGCGCGGCGGTCGAGGTCTACGTGGACCATGTGGTGACCCCGGCGATGGAGGGGCCTGCCGGCCTGGTCCGGCTGTGGCGGCTGACCGAGCGCTGGATCGCCTACTCGCGCGACCGGGTCTTCCCCGGTGGTTGCTTCTTCTTCAACACCGCCGCCGAATTCGACGCCCGCCCGGGCCGGGTCCGCGACGCACTGGCCGGCGCCTGGAGCGGCTGGCGCGCCCTGCTGATCGCCGAGGCCGAGGCCGCGAAATCCCGGGGCGAGGCCCACCGGGACCTGGACACGGCCCAACTCGTCTTCGAGATCATCGCGTTCCTGGAAGCCGCCAACGGCATCAGCGTCCTGCACGACGACGAGGACGCCTACACCCGGGCCGGCACCGCCATCCGCGCCCGCCTGCTGTCGGCCGCCACCGACCCGGAGGCGCTGCGCGCGCCGATGACGGAGTAG
- a CDS encoding polysaccharide deacetylase family protein has translation MTSLPTRRVLRRLTVLAVAGVLAAGTAACSSDSGGSGNDAKPGGREGSAEVGPPPSDAPTAADPQASIPAPLVPDALVRKTATGGRTVALTFDDGPSPQWTPQVLALLKQYKAKATFCMLGPNAKANPKLVKEVVADGNRLCDHSVTHDEGIAKRPLSRIKYEITTAHDQIVAAAGPGTKVDWFRAPGGDWSPQVRAMAAGYGMRSLDWSDDTRDWQRPGADKILATAEKELRPGGIILMHDAGGDRAQTLAALKQLLPWLVQQGYSFDFPA, from the coding sequence GTGACGAGCCTGCCCACCCGCCGTGTCCTGCGTCGTCTGACCGTTCTCGCCGTGGCCGGGGTGCTCGCCGCCGGGACCGCGGCGTGTTCGTCGGACTCGGGAGGTTCCGGAAACGACGCGAAGCCCGGTGGGCGCGAGGGGTCCGCGGAGGTCGGTCCGCCACCGTCCGACGCGCCCACCGCGGCCGATCCGCAGGCGTCGATACCGGCGCCGCTGGTGCCGGACGCGCTGGTGCGCAAGACCGCGACCGGCGGGCGTACGGTCGCGCTGACCTTCGACGACGGGCCGAGCCCGCAGTGGACACCGCAGGTGCTCGCACTGCTCAAGCAGTACAAGGCCAAGGCGACGTTCTGCATGCTCGGCCCGAACGCGAAGGCCAATCCGAAGCTGGTCAAGGAGGTCGTCGCGGACGGCAACCGGCTGTGCGACCACTCGGTCACCCACGACGAGGGCATCGCGAAGCGCCCGCTGTCCCGGATCAAGTACGAGATCACCACCGCGCACGATCAGATCGTCGCGGCGGCCGGACCGGGCACGAAGGTCGACTGGTTCCGCGCGCCCGGCGGCGACTGGTCACCGCAGGTGCGCGCGATGGCGGCCGGGTACGGCATGCGCTCGCTGGACTGGTCCGACGACACCCGCGACTGGCAGCGCCCCGGCGCGGACAAGATCCTGGCCACCGCCGAGAAGGAGCTGAGGCCCGGCGGGATAATCCTGATGCACGACGCGGGCGGCGACCGCGCACAGACCCTGGCCGCGCTCAAGCAGCTGCTTCCCTGGCTGGTCCAACAGGGCTACAGCTTCGACTTCCCCGCCTGA
- a CDS encoding TetR/AcrR family transcriptional regulator — protein MRRTDVGRKPRFGDDDFLDAALRVAARAGAAGVTMAAVAAEASAPVGSVYHRFASRDLLLARLWVRTVHRFQEPFLAALADPDPERGADRAIRAVLGWAREHPDQARVLLLHRREDLVASWPAELDQDPAGINDALRDALRAYTRARFGRVSPAGLERVTFALVDVPYAALRRHLGAGRTPPRSIEAAALAASRAALGD, from the coding sequence GTGAGGCGGACGGACGTGGGCCGCAAACCGAGGTTCGGCGACGACGACTTCCTCGACGCCGCACTGCGAGTCGCCGCACGGGCCGGCGCCGCCGGGGTGACGATGGCGGCCGTGGCCGCCGAGGCGTCGGCGCCGGTCGGATCCGTGTACCACCGCTTCGCGTCGCGCGACCTGCTGCTCGCCCGATTGTGGGTGCGCACCGTGCACCGCTTCCAGGAACCCTTCCTGGCCGCGCTGGCCGACCCGGACCCCGAGCGCGGCGCCGACCGGGCGATCCGGGCCGTACTGGGCTGGGCCCGGGAGCATCCGGACCAGGCTCGCGTGTTGCTCCTCCATCGCCGCGAGGACCTGGTCGCCTCCTGGCCCGCCGAGCTCGACCAGGATCCCGCCGGCATCAACGACGCACTGCGGGATGCGCTGCGGGCGTACACCCGGGCACGCTTCGGCCGCGTCTCGCCGGCGGGCCTGGAACGGGTCACGTTCGCGCTGGTCGACGTGCCGTATGCGGCGCTGCGCCGACACCTGGGGGCGGGTCGCACCCCGCCGAGGTCGATCGAGGCCGCCGCCCTGGCCGCGTCCCGGGCGGCACTGGGCGACTGA
- a CDS encoding pyridoxamine 5'-phosphate oxidase family protein produces the protein MLITPALLDTALRIVRSHGVGFLATTDECGAPRVRPVQHLAVEDDATIWFATSPRSRKALDLRARPEVSYSVEDRPAVAYATLYARAETVDSEAESSARWDETLRPFFPAGPTGGDFLLVRLVPHRVEVLDFSAGVHPEPYGLVPAISVLRGAGSGPSQAGKSKL, from the coding sequence ATGCTCATCACCCCCGCCCTCCTCGACACCGCCCTGCGCATCGTGCGCTCGCATGGGGTGGGCTTTTTGGCCACCACCGACGAGTGCGGCGCGCCGCGGGTGCGCCCGGTGCAGCACCTCGCGGTCGAGGACGACGCCACGATCTGGTTCGCTACCAGTCCACGATCGCGCAAGGCGCTCGACCTCCGGGCCCGGCCCGAGGTGTCGTACTCGGTCGAGGACCGCCCGGCCGTCGCCTACGCGACGCTCTACGCCAGGGCCGAAACGGTCGACTCCGAGGCGGAGTCGAGCGCGCGCTGGGACGAGACGCTGCGGCCGTTCTTCCCGGCGGGTCCGACCGGGGGCGACTTCCTGCTGGTGCGCCTGGTGCCGCATCGAGTCGAGGTGCTCGACTTCTCCGCCGGGGTGCACCCGGAGCCCTACGGGCTGGTGCCGGCGATCTCGGTGCTCCGGGGTGCCGGATCGGGGCCGAGTCAGGCGGGGAAGTCGAAGCTGTAG
- a CDS encoding rhodanese-like domain-containing protein — translation MTALAPAQVRARLTEFTVLDVRTPGEFATGHIPGAYNVPLDRLREAVPVLKRAAHPELLIVCASGARSERARTELAAAGVEAAHLTGGTSAWAAEGHALDAPDGARRVWPMERQVRFAAGSLVVLGLLAGRRAPKARLLSAAIGSGLVFSAVTNTCGMAAVLGRLPYNRPAAETPDLPATLGALDRD, via the coding sequence ATGACCGCCCTCGCTCCCGCGCAGGTCCGCGCCCGGTTGACCGAATTCACCGTGCTCGACGTGCGCACCCCCGGCGAGTTCGCCACGGGCCACATCCCCGGCGCGTACAACGTCCCGCTGGACCGGCTGCGCGAGGCGGTGCCGGTGCTCAAGCGGGCGGCGCACCCCGAACTGCTGATCGTCTGCGCCTCCGGGGCCCGCTCCGAGCGGGCCCGCACCGAGCTGGCCGCGGCCGGCGTCGAGGCCGCGCACCTGACCGGCGGCACCTCGGCCTGGGCCGCCGAGGGCCACGCCCTGGACGCCCCCGACGGCGCACGCCGGGTGTGGCCGATGGAGCGCCAGGTCCGCTTCGCCGCCGGCTCCCTCGTGGTGCTCGGCCTGCTCGCCGGCCGCCGTGCGCCCAAGGCCCGCCTCCTGTCCGCGGCGATCGGCTCCGGCCTGGTCTTCTCCGCCGTCACGAACACCTGCGGCATGGCCGCCGTACTCGGCCGGCTCCCCTACAACCGCCCCGCCGCCGAAACCCCCGACCTGCCCGCCACGCTCGGCGCCCTGGACCGCGACTGA
- a CDS encoding TetR/AcrR family transcriptional regulator translates to MARPRKFDEEQAVQAALDAFWRAGYEATSTQDLCDATGLGRSSIYNTFSSKRDLFLRALRRYIEHMTSVQVANLESDRPVHEKIRDLLTTIVVDETDNPGDRRGCLVVNTAIELSGRDVEVTALLERDYLRRHAAIKAAIDAGRLDGDIDRDKDADALAHAVIGAVSGIRLAARSGVNRAGLTAIAETTLAAL, encoded by the coding sequence ATGGCCCGACCACGGAAGTTCGACGAGGAACAGGCGGTCCAGGCCGCGCTCGACGCGTTCTGGCGGGCGGGCTACGAGGCCACCTCGACGCAGGACCTGTGCGACGCGACCGGCCTCGGCCGCAGCAGCATCTACAACACGTTCAGCAGCAAACGCGATCTGTTCCTGCGGGCACTGCGGCGCTACATCGAGCACATGACGAGCGTCCAGGTGGCGAACCTGGAGAGCGATCGGCCCGTGCACGAGAAGATCCGCGACCTGCTGACCACGATCGTGGTCGACGAGACCGACAACCCCGGCGACCGGCGCGGCTGCCTGGTGGTCAACACCGCGATCGAACTGTCCGGCCGCGACGTCGAGGTGACCGCACTGCTCGAACGGGACTACCTCCGCCGGCACGCGGCGATCAAGGCCGCGATCGACGCCGGACGGCTCGATGGCGACATCGACCGGGACAAGGACGCCGACGCCCTCGCCCACGCCGTGATCGGCGCGGTGTCGGGAATCCGGCTCGCCGCCCGCAGCGGGGTGAACCGTGCGGGGCTGACGGCGATCGCGGAGACGACACTCGCGGCGCTCTAG
- a CDS encoding Cmx/CmrA family chloramphenicol efflux MFS transporter produces MPLAVYVLGLGIFAQGTSEFMLSGLLETMAADLGVSIPDAGLLISAFAVGMVIGAPLLAVLTLHWPRRTALIAFQSVFVLGHVVGALAPGYWLILATRVVSAIAYAGFWAVAAVTAIGLVAPNARAKAMAVVAGGLSLATVVGLPLGTMIGNWAGWRAAFWAVALLTALSTVAVYAVLPGGHTTDEAPRSVRTELRAMRRPRLWVAYTTTAAGFGAVVAVFSYLGTMLTNTTGIGEAWVPLVLSWYGVGAVVGITIGGRVADEHPFATLYGSIGTIVVVSLLLALTAHHVPATFVLVFLLGVGGFAANPAVNARVFAIASDAPTLAGAANTAAFNVGITVGPLLGGRVIAAGFGYAAVAWVGVALGLIALASAWTDSRMRGRTSAHVAQPTAEHPAAEHSAAEATRVPA; encoded by the coding sequence ATGCCCCTGGCCGTCTACGTCCTCGGACTCGGCATATTCGCCCAAGGCACCTCGGAGTTCATGCTCTCCGGACTGCTGGAGACGATGGCCGCCGACCTCGGCGTCTCCATCCCCGACGCCGGGCTGCTGATCTCGGCCTTCGCCGTCGGCATGGTCATCGGCGCGCCCCTGCTCGCCGTACTCACCCTGCACTGGCCGCGACGTACCGCCCTGATCGCCTTCCAGAGCGTGTTCGTCCTGGGCCACGTGGTCGGCGCGCTCGCCCCCGGCTACTGGCTGATTCTCGCCACCCGCGTGGTCAGCGCCATCGCCTACGCCGGCTTCTGGGCGGTGGCGGCCGTCACCGCCATCGGCCTGGTCGCCCCGAACGCGCGGGCCAAGGCGATGGCGGTGGTCGCGGGCGGGTTGTCCCTGGCCACCGTGGTCGGCCTTCCGCTCGGCACCATGATCGGCAATTGGGCCGGCTGGCGCGCGGCCTTCTGGGCGGTCGCCCTGCTCACCGCGCTGAGCACGGTCGCGGTATACGCGGTCCTGCCCGGCGGCCACACCACGGACGAGGCGCCGCGCTCGGTCCGGACCGAACTGCGCGCCATGCGCCGGCCGCGACTGTGGGTCGCGTACACCACGACGGCGGCCGGTTTCGGCGCCGTGGTCGCGGTGTTCAGTTACCTCGGCACGATGCTGACCAACACCACCGGGATCGGCGAGGCGTGGGTACCGCTGGTGTTGTCCTGGTACGGGGTGGGCGCGGTGGTCGGGATCACGATCGGCGGACGGGTGGCCGACGAACACCCGTTCGCCACCCTGTACGGCAGCATCGGCACGATCGTGGTCGTGTCCCTGCTGCTCGCGCTGACCGCACACCACGTGCCGGCCACCTTCGTCCTGGTCTTCCTGCTCGGCGTGGGCGGCTTCGCGGCCAATCCGGCCGTCAACGCCCGGGTGTTCGCCATCGCGTCCGACGCCCCCACCCTCGCCGGCGCGGCCAACACGGCGGCGTTCAACGTCGGCATCACCGTCGGCCCACTGCTCGGCGGCCGGGTGATCGCGGCCGGCTTCGGCTACGCCGCGGTCGCGTGGGTCGGCGTCGCGCTGGGTCTGATCGCGCTGGCGAGCGCCTGGACGGACTCCCGCATGCGCGGGCGTACATCCGCGCACGTCGCGCAGCCGACCGCCGAGCACCCGGCCGCCGAGCACTCGGCCGCCGAAGCGACCCGGGTGCCGGCCTGA
- a CDS encoding HEAT repeat domain-containing protein produces MVEWGPLAGLDGIDWAGSGHAYGSAEDVPEQLRALRSADAGERGRALDALYGNIFHQGSRYEATAHAVPFLLALVADPGTPDRAELVHLLAALAIGFDEVHLPDGVAIAAWRAAVRQARAGGAEGARRRFDGWIAQADGEAERRARERRRDTFDFERSCRAAEYELRAYDAVRAGVPTLCGVLTDPDPRLRAAAAYAVGWFPEEAPRILPRLRDLPATESVPGVAANAIVAIGLLGDAAQIAPLRAYHQGADEPLARWAAATALARLGAADLEVIAELAACTVDPPADDEAVPMGFFDGDLRAYASSSLAALEAGELPVDVLESILAGLSRTSGPSAFAITDAALRLAFGTEALGAPAPAFADLSAARRRVVATLAELDVDTWKWVDFRELLRARDLPDDRAACRRYAGLAQD; encoded by the coding sequence ATGGTGGAGTGGGGGCCTTTGGCCGGGCTGGACGGGATCGACTGGGCGGGTTCGGGACACGCGTACGGCTCGGCCGAGGACGTGCCGGAACAACTGCGCGCGTTGCGCTCGGCGGACGCGGGGGAGCGGGGGCGGGCGCTGGACGCGCTCTACGGCAATATCTTTCACCAGGGCAGCCGATACGAGGCGACGGCGCACGCCGTACCGTTCCTGCTCGCGCTCGTCGCGGATCCGGGCACCCCCGATCGGGCCGAACTGGTGCACCTGCTTGCGGCGTTGGCGATCGGATTCGACGAGGTACACCTTCCCGACGGGGTGGCGATCGCCGCTTGGCGCGCGGCGGTGCGCCAGGCGCGCGCGGGGGGCGCGGAGGGGGCCAGGCGGCGGTTCGACGGGTGGATCGCGCAGGCCGACGGGGAGGCCGAACGACGCGCCCGGGAGCGGCGGCGGGACACCTTCGACTTCGAGCGGTCGTGCCGGGCGGCCGAGTACGAACTGCGCGCCTACGACGCGGTGCGCGCCGGCGTGCCGACGCTGTGCGGTGTGCTGACCGATCCGGATCCGCGGCTGCGGGCGGCGGCGGCGTACGCGGTCGGCTGGTTTCCCGAGGAGGCGCCGCGGATCCTGCCCCGGCTGCGCGACCTGCCGGCGACCGAATCGGTGCCGGGCGTCGCGGCGAACGCGATCGTGGCGATCGGCCTGCTCGGCGACGCGGCCCAGATCGCCCCGCTGCGGGCGTACCACCAGGGTGCCGACGAGCCCCTGGCCCGCTGGGCGGCGGCGACCGCACTGGCCCGCCTCGGTGCGGCCGACCTGGAGGTGATCGCCGAACTCGCAGCCTGCACGGTGGACCCGCCGGCCGACGACGAGGCGGTCCCGATGGGCTTCTTCGACGGGGATCTGCGAGCCTACGCGTCGAGCAGTCTGGCCGCCCTCGAAGCCGGCGAACTCCCGGTCGACGTACTGGAATCGATCCTGGCCGGATTGTCCCGCACCTCCGGCCCCTCGGCCTTCGCCATCACGGACGCGGCGCTTCGCCTGGCCTTCGGCACGGAGGCGCTCGGTGCGCCGGCGCCGGCCTTCGCCGACTTGTCGGCGGCGCGGCGCCGGGTCGTGGCGACCCTGGCCGAACTGGATGTGGACACCTGGAAGTGGGTCGACTTCCGAGAGTTGCTGCGGGCGCGCGATCTGCCGGACGACCGGGCGGCGTGCCGGAGGTACGCGGGGTTGGCGCAGGACTGA
- a CDS encoding alpha/beta hydrolase, translating into MTHPKASGAIAGPIDPELASMAPALTDTRRPTRSGAGGRRAGETSARLAVRAATALSPRAAGALAYVLFRRPFGRSPVRPAERSAHLFAVTDTLDVGGRKVVTYRWGDGAEPVLLLHGWQSRASRFAPFVEELRARGLTPIGFDAPGNGDSGGIGPTVLDYAEIARQLQERHGEFRAMLAHSFGVLGAFQALRSGVRADRVVAIGGVCDMEYLLHRFSARLRLDARVVALVRERADERLLAPETDIWERFSASHGPERVRVPILVVHDEDDPMATVDQGYRLAAAHPDRARLFVTRGLGHHRVMSDPVVVAEVLRFLDEAEAPAPAACRSGAA; encoded by the coding sequence ATGACCCATCCGAAGGCGTCCGGCGCCATCGCCGGCCCGATCGATCCCGAACTCGCCTCGATGGCACCGGCGTTGACCGATACGCGGAGGCCCACTCGGTCCGGGGCGGGCGGCAGGCGGGCCGGGGAGACGTCCGCGCGGTTGGCCGTGCGGGCGGCGACGGCCCTGTCCCCGCGGGCCGCCGGGGCACTGGCGTATGTGCTGTTTCGGCGTCCGTTCGGGCGCAGCCCGGTCCGGCCGGCGGAGCGCTCGGCGCACCTGTTCGCGGTCACCGACACCTTGGATGTCGGCGGCCGGAAGGTGGTCACCTACCGCTGGGGCGACGGGGCCGAGCCGGTACTGCTGCTGCACGGATGGCAGTCCCGGGCCTCGCGCTTCGCGCCGTTCGTCGAGGAGCTGCGGGCCCGGGGGCTGACCCCGATCGGCTTCGACGCGCCGGGCAACGGGGATTCGGGCGGGATCGGCCCCACGGTTTTGGACTATGCCGAGATCGCCCGGCAACTCCAGGAGCGCCATGGGGAGTTCCGGGCCATGTTGGCGCATTCCTTCGGGGTGCTCGGGGCGTTTCAGGCGTTGCGCTCGGGGGTGCGGGCGGATCGGGTGGTGGCGATCGGCGGAGTGTGCGACATGGAATACCTGTTGCACCGGTTCAGCGCCCGACTCCGGTTGGACGCGCGGGTCGTGGCGCTGGTCCGGGAGCGGGCGGACGAGCGGCTGCTGGCCCCCGAGACGGACATCTGGGAGCGGTTCTCCGCTTCCCACGGTCCCGAGCGGGTACGGGTGCCGATCCTGGTCGTGCACGACGAGGACGACCCGATGGCGACGGTGGACCAGGGGTATCGGCTGGCGGCGGCCCATCCCGACCGGGCCCGGCTGTTCGTCACCAGGGGACTCGGCCATCACCGGGTGATGAGCGACCCGGTCGTGGTCGCCGAGGTGCTGCGTTTCCTCGACGAAGCCGAGGCGCCCGCCCCGGCGGCCTGCCGGTCCGGGGCCGCGTAA